One part of the Pecten maximus chromosome 9, xPecMax1.1, whole genome shotgun sequence genome encodes these proteins:
- the LOC117334021 gene encoding uncharacterized protein K02A2.6-like — protein MSRYGIPDKLIIDNGPQFANEEFKKFSKTYGFEHTTSSPRYPRANGQAERTVQTVKNILKKSEDPYKGLLDYRNTVIEDLGLSPAQIIFGRRLKTDIPTTAPLLSSDKIPTSDIKMRLNIRKGKAKMYYDQHAGKELPPLDNGETVMFQKNEKWIPSKVVAKHSNSRSYIVETRKGKKYRRNRKDIKPTRASFPENNETVSRSVNIPVDRVPRKEKSKDYV, from the coding sequence ATGTCGAGATATGGCATCCCTGACAAGCTCATTATAGACAACGGTCCACAGTTTGCTAATGAGGAGTTCAAGAAATTCTCAAAGACATATGGATTCGAACATACAACATCAAGTCCCAGATATCCACGGGCGAACGGACAAGCTGAAAGAACTGTGCAGACAGTGAAAAACATATTAAAGAAATCTGAGGATCCATATAAAGGCTTGTTAGATTATAGAAACACAGTCATTGAAGATCTAGGACTTTCACCAGCTCAAATAATTTTTGGTCGAAGATTAAAAACAGATATACCAACAACAGCTCCACTGTTGTCATCTGATAAAATTCCAACATCTGATATCAAGATGAGACTGAACATCAGAAAGGGAAAAGCCAAAATGTACTATGATCAGCATGCTGGTaaagaattacctcccttggacaACGGTGAAACCGTCATGTTTCAGAAGAATGAAAAATGGATACCGTCCAAAGTTGTTGCGAAGCATTCAAATTCAAGATCTTACATTGTCGAAACTAGAAAAGGAAAGAAATACAGGAGGAACCGAAAGGATATCAAACCGACACGTGCGTCGTTTCCTGAAAACAATGAAACCGTGTCGCGATCGGTCAACATACCTGTAGATAGAGTTCCCAGGAAGGAAAAGTCTAAAGATTATGTATAA
- the LOC117334022 gene encoding uncharacterized protein K02A2.6-like yields the protein MGLVQRKQPSQVNEIRETSIPDDITHDYGDIFKGLGCMPGTHTIKTDSTVTPVVDAPRKVPFALKDRIKKEFDRMEQEGVIVKQEDPTQWVNSMVTVVKPNGKIRICIDPKNLNSAILREHFPMKTVEDVIANMPQAKVFTKLDATSGFWQLKLDEESSKLCTFNSPFGRYSFRRLPFGIKSAPEVYQRAISEMVNDLEGCDAIVDDLLIWGENIERHDERLKKVLDRVREYNLKLNPDNCRFRQTELSYVGHKLTDRGVKPDDEKVRAVKDMCQPENKKELQTFLGFFLHILVKSYLTSRRKVYHFGNYYSTGLGAALIQDGQPITYASRALTETQQRYAQIEKETLAIVFGCTKHHQFIFGREVTIESDHKPLQAIFRKPLNRAPPRLQKLLLTLQKYTLNVVYKPGKAMYLVDALSRSYLNETRENLVPDIDIEVNQIVSNLPISSQKYQEFKRETSKDEALSQLREMIINGWPENKHEIPETAHHYWPFRDELSCIDGLLFKSHTIIVPRTLRREMLKTIHSSHLGIVKCKSRARELLYWPGMSSEIEDTVSKCSTCATNSRKKSKEPLLMTEYPNR from the exons ATGGGATTAGTACAGAGAAAACAACCATCGCAGGTGAATGAAATCAGGGAAACGTCTATCCCAGATGATATTACGCATGATTATGGAGATATATTCAAAGGTTTAGGGTGTATGCCAGGCACTCACACAATCAAGACCGATAGTACCGTTACACCAGTTGTTGACGCGCCACGTAAAGTTCCGTTTGCACTCAAGGACAGAATAAAAAAGGAGTTTGACCGTATGGAGCAGGAAGGTGTAATCGTGAAACAGGAAGACCCTACACAATGGGTTAATTCTATGGTGACGGTAGTAAAACCTAACGGAAAGATACGGATTTGTATAGACCCAAAGAACTTAAACAGCGCCATATTGAGAGAACATTTTCCGATGAAAACTGTAGAGGATGTTATCGCGAACATGCCTCAAGCCAAAGTGTTCACAAAACTCGATGCTACTTCTGGTTTTTGGCAACTGAAACTTGATGAGGAGAGTAGTAAACTTTGCACTTTCAACAGCCCGTTTGGGAGGTACAGTTTCAGAAGATTACCATTTGGTATAAAATCAGCGCCAGAAGTGTACCAGAGAGCCATTTCAGAAATGGTAAATGACCTAGAAGGATGTGATGCAATCGTCGATGATTTGTTGATATGGGGTGAAAACATTGAACGACATGATGAACGTTTGAAAAAAGTTCTTGACCGAGTACGAGAATACAATTTGAAATTGAACCCAGATAATTGCCGATTCCGTCAAACCGAGCTAAGTTACGTCGGACATAAACTGACAGATCGAGGTGTAAAACCAGATGACGAGAAAGTCCGGGCGGTCAAAGATATGTGTCAACCAGAAAACAAGAAAGAACTTCAAACATTCctaggattttttttacatatcttGGTAAAATCCTACCTAACCTCTCGGAGGAAAGTTTACCACTTCGGAAACTACTA TTCTACAGGACTTGGAGCAGCATTGATCCAAGATGGACAGCCGATTACCTATGCCTCGCGTGCGTTAACAGAAACACAACAGAGGTACGCGCaaatagaaaaagaaacatTGGCAATAGTATTTGGATGTACGAAACATCACCAATTTATATTTGGTCGAGAGGTCACAATCGAATCGGATCACAAACCGTTACAAGCGATATTCCGAAAACCACTCAACCGTGCTCCACCAAGACTACAGAAACTGTTGTTGACATTACAGAAATATACTCTGAATGTTGTGTATAAGCCAGGGAAGGCCATGTATCTTGTCGATGCATTGAGTCGGAGCTACCTAAATGAGACCAGAGAGAACCTTGTTCCAGATATTGATATTGAAGTAAACCAGATTGTGTCAAACTTACCAATTTCATCACAGAAATATCAAGAGTTCAAACGCGAGACCTCAAAAGATGAAGCATTGTCACAGCTCAGAGAAATGATCATCAATGGATGGCCAGAGAACAAACATGAAATACCAGAGACAGCTCATCATTATTGGCCATTCAGAGACGAGCTATCATGTATAGATGGCCTACTGTTCAAGAGCCATACTATCATTGTTCCCAGAACATTACGTCGTGAAATGCTCAAAACAATCCATAGTTCTCACCTTGGAATCGTAAAATGTAAATCGCGGGCACGCGAACTACTGTACTGGCCGGGGATGAGTTCTGAAATAGAGGACACAGTGTCAAAATGTTCAACATGTGCCACTAACTCTAGAAAAAAATCAAAGGAGCCATTATTAATGACGGAATATCCGAACCGCTGA